A part of Aegilops tauschii subsp. strangulata cultivar AL8/78 chromosome 2, Aet v6.0, whole genome shotgun sequence genomic DNA contains:
- the LOC120974883 gene encoding acyl transferase 15-like encodes MMSDAVVTKSPVVVVGPSEPGTPTGTISLSSFDKVQIPIPMALLLVFDEPIDDPAETIKKALSRALVPYYPMAGRLVAGADDDVYLNISCTGEGVPFVAASASCALEQAMTAPSMGLLRELTVRYPGELCRLSDALLLMQVTEFTCGGFVVGVTWNHVMADGAGIAQFLQAVGELARGMGAPSVAPVRSGATIPPIPTPVVAALRSQMQVLTEELASLDVTIPSGLISRVKAECGGDCTTFEVVAAALWRSRTRAIFSGSGAADPAMLFFPKNMREKVGAESGYYGNCFGSQLVLATSGAVAGAEIRDLVKLIKGHADILDLLMDAGVASGNDLGRLMSSPRYHAIAVSSWQKLGLEATDLGRGKPARVMWQPEKAVGFFCVVCPPCKGEDGVNVLSRCVTPEHAEAFLRELAALDM; translated from the coding sequence ATGATGAGTGACGCTGTAGTGACAAAGTCGCCGGTGGTGGTCGTCGGCCCGTCGGAGCCGGGGACGCCAACCGGCACCATCAGTCTCTCCTCCTTCGACAAGGTTCAGATTCCTATTCCGATGGCGCTTCTCCTCGTCTTCGACGAGCCGATCGACGACCCCGCCGAGACCATCAAGAAGGCCCTGTCGCGGGCACTGGTGCCCTACTACCCGATGGCCGGCCGGCTCGTCGCCGGAGCCGACGACGACGTGTACCTCAACATCTCCTGCACCGGCGAGGGCGTGCCTTTCGTGGCCGCGTCGGCTAGCTGTGCCCTGGAGCAAGCCatgacggcgccgtcgatggggCTCCTCAGGGAGCTCACCGTTCGTTACCCTGGAGAGCTGTGTCGCCTCAGCGACGCCTTGCTGCTGATGCAGGTCACGGAGTTCACCTGCGGCGGGTTCGTCGTCGGGGTGACGTGGAACCACGTCATGGCCGACGGCGCCGGGATCGCGCAGTTCCTGCAGGCCGTGGGCGAGCTGGCCCGCGGGATGGGGGCGCCGTCCGTCGCCCCCGTCAGGTCGGGCGCCACCATCCCGCCCATCCCGACGCCCGTGGTCGCCGCGCTGAGGTCCCAGATGCAGGTCCTAACGGAGGAGCTGGCGAGCCTGGACGTCACGATCCCCTCCGGCCTGATCAGCCGCGTCAAGGCCGAGTGCGGCGGCGACTGCACGACGTTCGAGGTCGTGGCCGCGGCGCTCTGGCGGAGCCGCACCCGCGCGATCTTCTCCGGCTCCGGCGCCGCCGACCCCGCGATGCTCTTCTTCCCGAAAAACATGCGCGAGAAGGTCGGCGCCGAGAGCGGCTACTACGGCAACTGCTTCGGCAGCCAGCTGGTCCTGGCGACGAGCGGCGCGGTGGCGGGCGCCGAGATCAGGGACCTGGTGAAGCTCATAAAGGGCCACGCGGACATACTGGATCTGCTGatggacgccggcgtcgcctcAGGGAACGACCTGGGCAGGCTCATGTCGTCCCCGAGGTACCACGCGATCGCCGTCTCCAGCTGGCAGAAGCTTGGGCTGGAGGCGACGGACTTGGGGCGCGGGAAGCCGGCGAGGGTGATGTGGCAGCCGGAGAAGGCGGTGGGGTTCTTCTGCGTGGTGTGCCCGCCATGCAAGGGGGAGGACGGCGTCAACGTCTTGTCCCGCTGCGTCACGCCGGAGCACGCCGAGGCGTTCCTACGGGAGCTGGCCGCCCTCGACATGTAG